CTGTAAATGAAGTAAAAATAGATGATGTCTTAATTATACGAAACGAAGAGGTTGTTCCTACCGATGGAGTTATAATTGAGGGGGCACCTATGTTAGACTATAGTTTTGTAACAGGAGAAGCCAATTTGATTAAAAAAGGGTTAGGTGATAAAGTTTTTGCTGGAGGAAAACAACAAGGGAAATCTATTCAAATTAAAGTAACCAAAACGGTAGATCAAAGTTATTTAACCAAGTTGTGGAGTGAGAATACTTATGAAAAACCATCAAAATTAACCAGTTTAACCGATGCTATAAGTCAGTATTTTACTTGGGGATTATTACTCATTACTTTACTCTCTGCAATTTATTGGTTTGCAGTAGATAAAAGTCAGATAATAAATGTGGTGACCTCTATTTTAATAGTGGCTTGTCCATGTGCATTAGCTTTATCAGCTCCATTTGCCATGGGGAATGTATTGCGTATTTTAGGTAAACAAGGGTTTTATTTAAAAGACAGTTCTGTAATAGAAAAAATAGCCCACGTACAAACCATTTTTTTTGATAAAACAGGAACTTTAACAACTAGAAATAAGCAGGAGTTTTCTTACGAAGGAGATGAATTATTAGATAGTGAGTTATCAATGATTAAGTCTTTGGTTAAGAATTCTAATCATCCTTTAAGCAGAACTTTGTTTAAAAAAATACAAGGAGATTTAATTGATGTAACTGAGTTTTCTGAAATTGAAGGGCAGGGAATTCAAGGTGTTTTTAATCATAAAACAGTAAAAGTAGGATCGGCCAATTTTGTAAATTCTTTTAAAAATGATGTAGAAACAGAAAGTAGAGTATATATTAGTATCGATGGAGTGCTAAAAGGATATTTTAAATTTGGAAATCAATATAGAGAAGGGATTTTTAAAACTTTAATGAGGTTAAATCAGAAACATCAAATTAATATATTGTCTGGAGATAACGATGCTTCATTAACATTTTTACAAGAAAAATTATCTTTAAAAACCAAGTATTATTTTCATCAATCTCCACAAGATAAGTTAAATCACATCAAAGCCAGTCAGCAAGAAAATAAAACAGTTATGATGGTTGGAGATGGTTTAAACGATGCTGGAGCTTTGTTGCAGTCGGATATTGGAATTGCTGTTGCAGAAGATGTAAATGTGTTTTCTCCAGCAAGTGATGCCATTATTGATGCGAATAAAATAAACCAAATCCCTCAGTTTTTTAAATTGTGTAGCGCTAGTTTAGGAGTGGTTAAAATTAGTTTTTTACTTTCTATTTTATACAATGTGGTAGGGTTGTATTTTGCTATTAGCGGATTGTTAACACCTTTAATTGCAGCCATATTAATGCCGTTGAGCTCTATAACTATTGTAGTTTTTGTAACAGTTGCTACCAATGTACTTGCAAAGTTTAATAGAGTATAATATTTTTAGTTAGGGAGTTTTAATGGTTTCTATAAACAAATCATAACCATAACCATCTGTTAAGTAATAATGGTCTCTTGGGAATGATGAGGACATAATGACAAGATGGTTAGAACTATCTTCATTAATGTAAATAGGAAAACCTTTTGTGGCTATTGTAGTTGTAGTGTTGTTTTTAATGTCATACTTTATAATTTCTCTTTTAAAGTTTTCTCTAGTAGCGTGTACATTGTTAAGATCGTTGTTGACTCCATAAATATTATTCCCTGTTTTATCAATGTATAAAGTTGTGAGTGGTGAACTATAATCTTTAATTTTAGAAAAAGTAGTAGAAGAGTAAATACTATTTCTTTGTTTGTTATAAATGTAAGAAGTGTTAGCGTTTACAGTAATATCACTGTTGTTGTATGCTAATAATGGAATTTGTTTAATACCGTTGTTTGTAATCAATCCATTAGTATCTACAGTGTAGTGAATAGCTCTTCCTTCGTATTTATGACTAACAAGAATATTGTTTTCATTAATGGTTGTTATTTCGTAATTGTACATAGATTGATGATCTGGGAAATGAGGAGATTTGTCTATATTGGTTAATGTATTATCCTGTCTTGTAAATGTAAACACATCGTCATTATTAGTAAAAACCCATGTATGATTTCCTAAATAATCAAAACTGTTAAAATAAACAGGAGTAAGATCAACTCCTTCATAATCTGACTTTCCTTCTACTTCTATACTATATTTAAAAGTTAGATCACTAGCATTATATACCCATAACTCATCACTCTGAGAAAATAATAGTTCTTTACCGTTGTTAGATGTAATTAATTTCATTTCTACGCTAGTAGAACTATAAGGTTTTTTAAAAGCTTCATTAGTGATTTTATGATTTATATAATCATATTTTATGAGCTTGTACTCTCTGTCTATAAACATATATATAAACATAGCTTGCTCATCAGCATCAAACGTGATATAGTTTATTCTTGAGAAATCTAGAATTTCAGGATACGTTAAAGTTACATTTGCAACATTATCAGTATTGTATTTATAGTTATTTCCAAAAACATTATATACATATATTGTATATCTAAGTTCACTAGAATAAAGAGGTTCTAAGTCTGTAAAACTCGTTGTGTTAACATCATCAATAATAGTTACCGTTTTCTCTTTTTCATTTTTGTTTTTATCTTGTACCACAATTTCATAATGAGAAAAATAATGATCTAAAGATTTTTCCCAAAAAAGCTGAACTTCATTGTTTTCAGATACATGATGCTCTGTGAATTTAACGTTTTTAGGGACTATATTGGTGGTGCTTACATGATTTGCATTGCTTGTTCCTAACAATCCTTTGTCTGTGTGTATTCTAAAGAAATAACAATATTCTCCATTTTCTGGAGGATTTTCATCAAAATAACTTTGAGTATTGATATCTGTAATTGTTGCAATTAATTCGGCATTGTCTGTGTTACAAAAATCTCCTTTAGCTCTATAGATTTCATATTTTTCAAATGTATTATACCCTGTGTATGCGTTCCACTTAAATTTAATGGATGAAAAAGGCTCTTGTCTAGAAAATGAAGAGGTATAAAGATCTAGTTCTTTAGGAGGAGTGTATCTATAGGCTGTAAATGTAAATAGCTCTTTGTTGTTATCGTTATTAATGTCTATTTCTGTAGAAAAAACAAATTCATTTTCTGTTAATTTTAAAATGGTTAGTTTGTCTTGTTCTGTACTATTAGAAACAGAAATAATTCCGTTATTTAACTCCCAATTTAGTTGGTTTTTTAAAGGAGTACATGTGCTAGATTCCTGAAATAAAAACTCCTCATAGATATTATCATTATAAACAAAAAAATCACGACCACATTCTTCTATGTTAATGGGTGCTTCAGCTAAAACATCATTGTTTTCAACATAAAAAATAGCCCATGTTCCTAAAAGGTCTTCTTCTTTTGCCTCTTTAAAAACATTTACGGTAGATTCATCAAGTGTTGAGATGTCATCGCTTTCACATGAAATAAAAAAACAGAAAAAGATGAATAAGGCTGTTTTTAAAATAATTTTATTTATCACTTTTCTTAGGATTATAAAAAATAATAATTTGGACCAAAATAGCCATAACAACTAAGAAAATAATTTCGATATGAGTAAAAATATCAATTGTTTTCATGACTTTGTTACTGATGAACATTTGATGTTTTCCTTCATCTAATTGAACTTTAGATAAGTTTTGTAGATTCAGAGTAATGGATTCAATTAGTTGTAGTGTTTCTTTTTGATGAGTAGACTGATTGTATACTTTTTCTATTTTATTTAAATGATCTAGTTGTTTTTTTAAATCATTAAACAAAGCAAGTTCTTTATCGGTTAATTTTGTTTGTTCGTATCTTGTAATATAACCATCTATTTCCATATCAATTTTATGACTTCTTTTTTGAAAATAAAGGGAATCTGAAGTAATCATTGCAATTTCCTTTTCATGAACTAATAAAGCTATTTCAAAAAGTAAATCACTTGCTACAACTCTGTCTTCATAAATAGTTGTTACGGATTTTCGTAGTCGATTAAAATTTTCTTTATCAACTAAGTTAGTACTTAAAACAATAAAAAAAACTAACAGAATACTAGCAACTTTTTTAATCTTATTATAATTCATAATATCACAAACTATTTTATTAATATTTATACAAAAGAGGTATCAATATATGTAATTTAAATTTTGTATAATTACATAATCATGAAAAATTATGTTCATCAATATTTGTTAAAATAAATAATTGAGATATGATAAAGTACCCTTGTAAAATCTATAAACTATGATAATAATCATTTTTTAGAGGTGTCAGTGCTCCTAATTTTGTCCCTAACAAAAAACTTTTATGAGTGTTATCTATATATTAATCCTTGTCAGTCTTTGCGTTGCTATAATTTTTTTAGCAGTATTTTTTTTAGCTGTTAAAAAAGGACAATTTGAAGATGATGAAACTCCGGCCATACGGATGCTTTTTAACGATCATATAAACAAGAATAAAGAACAAGAACTAAAAAATTAATCAGAAGACTATTTTATGGAAAAAGAACAGTTTTATTATGACAACAAAGTCGTAAAGAAATTTATTTACGCAACAATGTTTTGGGGACTCATAGGGATGTCGGTAGGACTACTACTAGCATTAATGTTTGTTTTCCCCAATATCACCAAAGGGGTTTCATGGTTAAGTTTTGGTAGGTTAAGGCCTTTACATACCAATGCCGTAATTTTTGCTTTTGTAGGAAATGCAATGTTTGCCGGGGTTTATTATTCTTTACAAAGATTGTTAAAAGCTAGAATGTTTAGCGACTTGTTAAGTAAAATAAACTTTTGGGGATGGCAAGCAATAATTGTAGCTGCAGCTATTAGTTTACCTTTAGGATACACATCAAGTAAAGAATACGCTGAGCTAGAATGGCCTATAGATATTGCCATTGCTTTTATATGGGTAGTATTTGGTATCAACATGATTGGTACAATTTTTAAAAGGAGGGAGCGTCATCTGTATGTTGCTATTTGGTTCTATTTAGGAACTTTTGTAACAGTAGCAGTATTACATATTTTTAACAGTCTGGCTTTGCCTGTTTCTTTTTTAAAGAGTTATTCTGTATATGCAGGAGTACAAGATGCATTAGTACAATGGTGGTATGGACATAATGCCGTTGCCTTTTTCCTAACAACTCCGTTTTTAGGATTGATGTATTATTTTGTACCAAAAGCAGCTAATAGACCTGTGTATTCTTATAGATTATCTATTGTTCACTTCTGGTCTTTAATTTTTATTTATATCTGGGCAGGACCTCACCATTTATTATATACCGCTTTACCAGATTGGGCTCAAAATTTAGGAGTTGCATTCTCTATTATGTTATTGGCTCCATCATGGGGAGGTATGATTAATGGATTGTTAACGCTAAGAGGAGCATGGGATAAAGTAAGAACAGATCCTGTTTTAAAGTTTATGGTAGTAGCAATTACCGGTTATGGTATGGCAACTTTTGAAGGGCCTATGTTGTCTTTAAAAGGAATTAACGCCATAGCCCACTTTTCTGACTGGATTATTGCCCATGTACACGTTGGAGCTTTGGCTTGGAATGGTTTCTTAACTTTTGGTATGATTTATTGGTTGGTTCCAGTATTGTTTAAAACCAAATTACATTCTATTAAATTAGCTAATATTCACTTCTGGTTAGGAACTTTAGGAATTATTATTTACGCTTTCCCAATGTATATAGCTGGTTTTGTTCAAGCCTCTATGTGGAAACAATTTAATCCTGATGGAACATTAGTTTATGGTAACTTTTTAGAAACTGTAACTCAAATTATTCCAATGTATTGGATGCGTGCTGTAGGTGGATCTATGTACATTGTTGGTGCAATTGTAATGTTGTTTAATATTTCTGCAACCATTAAAAAAGGTTCTGAAGTAGAAGATGATATGAGTGAAGTTGCTCCTTTACAAAGATTGAAAAAAGGAAGATTATCAGGAGAAACTTGGCATCAACAACTAGAAAGAAGACCGGTTCAATTAACCATTTTAGCAACTGTTGCTATTTTAATTGGGGGAATTGTACAAATTGTACCAACCATTATGGTGGAGTCTAATATTCCAACCATTAGCAATGTAAAACCATATACGCCTTTAGAGTTAGAGGGTAGAGATTTGTATATAAGAGAAGGTTGTGTAGGATGTCACTCTCAAATGATTCGTCCTTTCCGTTCAGAAGTAGAGCGTTACGGAGAATATTCTAAAGCAGGTGAGTTTGTTTATGATCATCCATTCTTATGGGGTTCTAAACGTACTGGGCCTGATTTACATAGAGTTGGTCAAAAATACTCTGATAGCTGGCACTTTAATCATATGTTAGATCCTCAAAGTACTTCTCCAGGTTCTATTATGCCAACTTATCCTTGGTTGTTAAAAAATACTTTGGATGCTAGTGATATTAAAGGAAAAATGGAAGTGATGGTAACATTAGGAGTTCCTTATTCTGCAGAAGAAATTGAAAATGCAGAAAAGAGTATGAAAGCTCAAGCAGATATTATTGCAGAGAATTTAACTCAAGATCCATCATTTGTAGATAGTTACCAAGCTGCTCAAGCTGATGCTAAAGCCAAAGGAGAAGAGTTTGTACCTATTCAGCAAAGAGAAATTGTGGCTTTAATTGCTTATTTACAAAGATTAGGAACCGATATAAAAACTAAATAAGATGTTAAAATTTGTAAAAAACTATATGGTAAGTATTGATGGGATTGAAATATATCCAATCATCTCTTTATCTATCTTTTTTGTCTTTTTTACCCTGTTGTTTTTATGGGTTTGGAAAGCTAAAAAAGAATATTTAGAAAAAGTAAGTAACCTACCTTTTGAATAAAAAAACTAGACTATGAGTGTTAAAAAACAAAATAAACAAATTGTAGGCTTTGTAATAGCAAGTGTTTTTGTGGGCCTAATACTAGAATGGATGTTTCCATCGGAGAATGGATATTCATCTTTAATTGCTTTAAAAATTACGTTGTATTTAATTTTTATGGCCTTGATTTTTAGTGCCCGATTTGTGGTAACAAAAATGAATCAACTATACTTATCATTGTCCTCAGAAGAAGAAAAGAAAGCTTTTTATGAAGCACAAAATGCTAAAAAAATCAATTGGTCTGATTGGAAAAGTGTTCTAGATAGTTTGATGGCTGCTAAACCAGTGGCCGAAGAAAGTGATATTATTTTAGATCATGATTATGATGGAATTAAAGAGTTAGATAATAACCTTCCGCCATGGTGGTTGTATGGATTTTATATGACAATTGTTTTTGCTTTTGGATATATGATTTATTATCATGTGTTAGATGGGAAAGATCAAAAACAAGAGTATTTAGAAGAAGTGGCTTTAGCAAAAATACAAATTGCTGCATATGAGGCTACTCAAGAAAAAGTTGATATGAGCGCTTTAGCCGATGGCGACAATGCACAAGGTAAAAAGTTGTACAAGCGTAATTGTGCTGTTTGTCATGCAATTGATGGTGGTGGTAAAATTGGACCAAACTTAACTGATGATTATTGGATCTTAGGAGGTAGTATAGAAGATATTTACAATACTATTTCTGAAGGAGGTAGAGCTGGAAAAGGAATGATTGCTTGGAAAAATAGTTTTAGTTCTCAAGACCGACAATTGTTAGCGGCTTATGTAAAAAGTTTACAAGGAACTACTCCTGCAGAACCAAAAGAAGCACAAGGGGAATTATACAAAGAAGAATAAGTACCAAGTATAAATGGCAACAGACAACAAAGAAGTTTTTAGAGACTCAATAGCAACCATCGATGATCAAGGAAAAAGATCATGGATTTATCCTAAAAAGCCTAAAGGTAAGTTTTACTCTTTAAGAACATGGGTAAGTGTTTTTTTACTGACTACTTTGTTGTCTTCTCCGTTTATAAAAATAAATGGCAATCAATTATTTTTATTTAATGTAATTGATAGAAAATTTAACATTTTAGGATTTCCTTTTTGGCCACAAGACTTCTATTTAGTGGTTTTGTCTATGCTTATAGGGGTTGTTTTTGTAATCCTCTTTACTGTAGTTTACGGACGTGTATTTTGTGGATGGATTTGTCCTCAAACTATTTTTATGGAAATGGTTTTTCGCAAAATTGAATATTGGATTGATGGAGACAAAGGAGCCCAAAAAAGATTGGCAAAACAACCTTGGAATGCCGAGAAAATTAGAAAAAGAGTACTAAAACATACAGTTTTTTTATTGATTTCTTTTATCATCTCAAATGTGTTTTTGGCTTATATAATTGGAAGTGATGAGTTGATTGATATTATTACATCACCCATTAATGAGCATGTTGGTGGTTTTATAGGTATTTGGACTTTTACAGGAGTATTTTATTTTATCTTTTCGTGGTTTAGAGAGCAAGTATGTATTATTGCTTGTCCTTATGGGCGCTTACAAGGAGTGCTTTTAGACAATAAATCTATTATTGTTGCTTATGACTATATAAGAGGTGAAAGCAAAAAAGGAAGAGCCAAATTTAAAAAGAATGAGGATAGAGAAAAAGAGGGGAAAGGAGCTTGTATAGATTGTAATCAATGTGTAGAAGTTTGTCCTACAGGTATCGATATCAGACATGGAACTCAATTGGAGTGTGTAAACTGTACTGCTTGTATGGATGCCTGTGATTTTATGATGGTTAAAACCCATCAGCCTAAAGGATTGATTCGTTATGCCTCAGAAGAAAATATCGAAAAAAATAAACCTTTTGAAGTAACAGTAAGAATTAAAGCATACACTATTATTTTAGGAATTTTAACAGTGGTGTTAATTGCCTTGCTAACAGTAAGAAGCAATGTTCAGGCAAACTTTTTTAGGGTGCCAGGAGAGTTGTATCAAGTAAAAGAGGGGAGATTAATTAGTAATGTTTACACTTATAAACTGGTAAATAAAACTACAAAAGATATTGATTCTTTGTCTTTTAAAATTGTTTCTCACAAAGGGGAAATTCAATTGGTAGGAACCACTCATTTGTTACTAAAAAGACAAGATATTTATGAAGGAACTGTTTTTATAGAAATCCCCGAGGGAATGTTAGAAGATAGTAATGAAAAAATTAAGATTGGTGTTTTTAAAGGGGATAAAGAAATAACCACCACAACCACTAATTTTTTAAGTCCTAAAAATAAGTGGTAATAAACAATTAAAAAGTGAATTATGAAGATTAATTGGGGTACAAGTATAGTATTGGCTTTTGTCTGTTTTATTGTGTTTATTTTATTCTTTGTGGTAAAAACATTTACACAAAAAGAATATGAGTTTGATTTGGTTTCAAATCAATATTACGAAGATGAATTAGCTTTTCAAAAGACCATTAATAATGCTGAAAATACAGAGAAGTTAGAAAACAAAGTTGAGTTTGTTTTGTTAAATAATGAATTAAAAATTAACATTCCTAACGCTAAAAACGAATTAATTATTGGAGAGATTCATTTTTATAGACCATCAAACAAAAAATTAGATTTTATCAAAAAAATAGCCTCAAAAAATAATGTTTTAACTTTTACTAGTGAGGAGTTGGTAAAGGGTAGATGGGATGTGTCTGTTACTTGGTATTATGAAAATGAACCTCAAAATCAATTTTTTAAAAAGGAACAAATATATTTTTAGATGATATTATCAGCCTTTATATTTGGTTTGCTTAGTAGTTTACACTGTGTAGGTATGTGTGGACCCATTGCTTTTGCTTTGCCAGTACATGCTGGTACTAAAAGTCAAAAATGGTCTAAAATTATTGCCTATCATTTTGGGAGATTACTTACTTATGCTTGTATAGGCTTTGTTTTTGGTTTGTTTGGAAAAACTTTTGTTTTGTTAGGCTTACAACAAACACTTTCTATTGTAGCAGGTGTTATTCTTATTCTTATTGCTTTATTTCAAAAAAAAATACTGAATTATTTAGAGCAAAAATCCTCATCAAAAATAGTTGGGTTGATTAAGAATACTTATCAAAAAATTTCAAAATCTAATACAGTACTAAATTTTATGAGTTTAGGAATGCTAAACGGATTGTTACCATGCGGTACTGTTTATATTGCTTTAATTGGAGCCATTGCTATTGGTAACATGGCTTATAGCAGCTTATATATGTTTGTTTTTGGATTGGGTACTTTGCCCTTAATGCTTTTGTTAATGGGAGCTAAGATTTTAAGTAGAGAACGATTTAGAACTGTTTTTAAAAGAGCGGTTCCGGTAATGTTACTAGTTGTAGGAGTATTATTTGTTTTAAGGGGAATGGGCTTAGGAATTGCCTTTGTATCTCCTACAGATATGAGTTTACAAATTCAATTTGTGCCTGTTGGTTGTCATTAAATTTATTTTCAATCATAAAAAAAGCAGTAATTATAAATTACTGCTTTTTTTATGGAGTTACTTTAAACTGTTTTAGAAAATTGTAACTGATTGTTATCTCCTAAATATTGGTCTATGGCCATACAAATATTTCTTATAAAAGGTCTTCCTTTATCGGTTACTATTATTTTTGATTTTTTAATGGTAACCAAACCATCATGTACTAAAGGAAACATTTTTAAAGGAGCTTTTTCAAGAGATTTATTTTCTGTACTCCATGTTGTTTCGTAATGACACATTAAGTTTAAAATATGTTGTCTAATGATTAAATCTTCGTTAGATGAAATATGTCCTTTGGCAATAGGGAATATTCTATTGTTTACCAATTGTTGATATTCTTCAATACTTTTTACATTCTGATAAAAACTATTCCAACTATCACCTATAGAAGAAACTCCTAATCCAATCATTAAATCAGTTTTGGCATGGGTATATCCCATAAAGTTTCTGTGTAGTGTATGGTTAACTAAAGCTTTGTATAAAGAGTCTGTAGGTAATGCAAAATGATCCATACCTATGTTGTGATATCCAAATTCTTGAAGCAATAATTTTCCTTCTTCGTACATTAATAACTTTTCTTTACCAGAAGGTAAATTTTCTTCGGAATATCCTCTTTGTCCATTTCCTTTTAACCAAGGTACATGTGCATAGCTATAAAATGCTATTCTATCAGGACTTAATTCTTTGGTTTTTTCTATGGTATTAATAACATCATCTATGGTTTGAAATGGCAATCCATAAATAATATCATGTCCTACAGATGTATAACCAACTTCTCTAGCCAATTCGGTTACTTTTTTTACTTTTTCAAAAGGTTGCATTCTATGAATGGCTTTTTGGACAGTTTCATTATAATCTTGTACTCCGAAAGAAACACGTCTAAATCCTAAGTTATATAAGGTTTGTAAATGTTCTTTAGTAGTGTTGTTAGGATGTCCTTCAAAACTAAACTCATAATCCTCTGCCAATCGAGAAGTATTGATGATACAAGTTAAAAGGTAATGTAGGTTTTCAGAACTAAAAAAAGTAGGAGTCCCACCACCAATATGCAATTCCTTAATTACTGGTTTTTCATCAAAAAGATTTAAGTACATAGACCATTCCTTTAAAACGGCATTGATGTATGGTGTTTCAACATCGTGTCTTTTGGTAATTCTTTTGTTACATCCACAAAAAGTACATAGACTTTCACAAAAAGGTAAATGGATATAAACACTAATTCCTTGTGTATTATTGGTTTTGGTAAAAGTGTCAATCATTTTACTCTTCCAAGTTTTAAGTCTAAAATCTTGAACATTCCAATGCGGAACCGTAGGGTAACTTGTATACCTTGGGCCTGGAACATTGTATTTGTTAATTAGGTTAATATCCATAGCTTTTTATTTTTTAAAGAGTTTGTAGCTTTAATTGTAGATCGATTACTTTTTGATATTTATCTGATAAACTATCTAAAGCTTGTTTGTTTTGCTCTACAAGTTCATTAAAGTTGTTTTGAAATAATTGTTGGTAGTATGAAATACCAGACAATAAATTACTTGTAAACCTTGTTAAGGTTTTGTTTTGCTTAGGGTTAAATTGCTCATTTATTTGATTAGATAAATAAGTAACATACATATCTAATTCTTTAATAAACATGTTAGGTCTATCATTTCTTTTGATGATGTTTATTTTACCATATATATGGTCTATCATGTTAGATAGGCTAACTTTTTCGCTAAAATAAGCTAGGTTAGGACCAGGGCATACAGAAACACCTTTACCTTCGGTTTTGGTTTCTATACCGTAATTTAATAGGGCAGTTGTCCCTAAACCTACACAGATACATGACTTTTCGGTTACCTTATCAATTTCTTTTTGCTGTTCAATAAGGCTCAACTCATTATTTTCTTGAAGCTGTTTTATTTTTAAATATTGATATTCCCTAGAAGCAATACATTGTCCTTCTGCTTTAAATTCTTGATTTAAGGCAACATGTCTTTTAGGACAAGCACTACCAGGTCTGTTTTTAGTAATATTTAATTCTTTTTGTTCGTCTTTAGTATTTCCTTTTAAATTGTTAAAAGGAACTCCTAAGGGAGAAATATTACTTAAATACAAATCTTTTTCTTTGGCATGCGCTAGTTTGTCAAGGGTTTCAACATCTACAGTAGTAGCTTCTGGAACCAATAAAAAAGGGGAGCCCCATCCAATAGAATCTAAATCGTAGTTTTTTAATAAAAATTTGTGTTCTTCTGCCGTACCCACACCACCTTGAGCAGATATTTTTAAATCGGGCATATTTGCAGAAATCTCTTTGTTTTTTTGTGCTAAAGCTTTAGTAAACAAATCATAAGTAATATTGTATAATTCTTTTCTGTTGGTTTTAAACTCTTCTAGAACAGGGCCTAATAAGTATCCATCGGTTGCAAAAGCATGTCCACCGCAATTTAATCCAGATTCAATTCTATACTCAGTTACCCATAAACCTTTTTTGGCTAAATATTTTCCTTGGATTAGTGCAGAGCGATAATCACTAACTTTTAAAATTATTTTCTTTTTAATGTATCCATTTTCATCAGGATAAAAATCTTCAAAGTTTTCTAGGTAATTATAAAGTCTTGGGTTCATACCAGCAGAAAAAACAATTGAAGAGTCTAAATTAGATTTTGCATAACCTCTTAAAGCTGCATGAGCATCATTATATTCAACAGGCAAAGCTTCGTGGTCTACATAGTTTGTTTTATCAATTTTGGTCATAATATTTACATCTATACGACCTGGTTTTAAGTTGTGTTTTATTAATAATTTGATTTCTGTTAAATCATCACTTTGTATTAAGCGTTGTTTTAATTCAGAACCAGAAGGTAGATGTTTGATGAAATCAACAAAAATAGCGTCCTTAATACTTGATATATTTTTAAGCTTTTTAATTTTGGTTTGAATTAAATCATTCATCATATTAAGATAAGATGTAATTCTTAACGCTCTGTAATCAATAGTTTTATCGCTGATTTCTATGTATTTAAGCTGATTTAATTCAGAATAATATTTACGCAGTTTTTCAAGTAAAATATCATCAACTAAAGAAATTACAGAGTTAATTCCATAAGCTGCAACTTTTAGCGGACTGTCTGCCGTAAAACCAATTCCCATTACAGGAATATGAAAGGTGTGTTTTTCCATTATAATTAATTGATGGTTATATGGCAAATTTATGGGGTTATGTACTTTATTAAAATGATAAATATCATTAGTACATAATTATTAGTCAACCTCTTATTATTAAATGCTTATTAAGTACTTTTGCAGTATGAGTATATTGATGGAAGAATTTTTACAAGACTTACCTAATAAAGCCCAAAAGGTTAAAAAGGAAAACGTTTCTTATTTTAAGAGATTAAAAAAAAGAACGCCTAAAAACTTAGATTATGTAATGCAAGATTTACATGATAAAGAGTTTGAGAGTACAGATTGTTTAACT
Above is a genomic segment from Wenyingzhuangia fucanilytica containing:
- the hemN gene encoding oxygen-independent coproporphyrinogen III oxidase; the protein is MDINLINKYNVPGPRYTSYPTVPHWNVQDFRLKTWKSKMIDTFTKTNNTQGISVYIHLPFCESLCTFCGCNKRITKRHDVETPYINAVLKEWSMYLNLFDEKPVIKELHIGGGTPTFFSSENLHYLLTCIINTSRLAEDYEFSFEGHPNNTTKEHLQTLYNLGFRRVSFGVQDYNETVQKAIHRMQPFEKVKKVTELAREVGYTSVGHDIIYGLPFQTIDDVINTIEKTKELSPDRIAFYSYAHVPWLKGNGQRGYSEENLPSGKEKLLMYEEGKLLLQEFGYHNIGMDHFALPTDSLYKALVNHTLHRNFMGYTHAKTDLMIGLGVSSIGDSWNSFYQNVKSIEEYQQLVNNRIFPIAKGHISSNEDLIIRQHILNLMCHYETTWSTENKSLEKAPLKMFPLVHDGLVTIKKSKIIVTDKGRPFIRNICMAIDQYLGDNNQLQFSKTV